Part of the Sphingomonadaceae bacterium OTU29LAMAA1 genome, GTGCGATCTGGCCGGGTGCGACCGCGATCCGGCCGAGTTCGGTGAGCAGTTCCAGACGCCCGGCTTGCGGCACGAACAGCAATTCGCCGTCCGCGTCGGTGAAGACGCGGTCCGTCATGTCCGCGCTGGCGGCGTAGACGTGGAGCGCGACGCCCTCCAGATCGGCGGGATCGCGGTTGGCGAGCATCGTCGTCATGCCGTCGATCAGGTCGGTGCCGGACGCGGCGTCGGCTATCGGATCCCAGCGGAGGCGATTGGGGGCTAGCGGCGCGTCGGTGGTGCCGGGGGCGAAGCGCTTTGCGCCCTCGTAGCGGACGTAGGGTGGATGCTCGGCGGTCGGGCGCATCCGGTAGAGCCACGAGCGGCGGTTCTCATGGCGCGGCGCGGTGAAGGCGGTGCCGCTGAGTTGTTCGGCGTAGAGGCCGAAGGCAGGGCGCTGCGGCGAATTGCGGCCGATCGGGAGCGCGCCGGGGACGGCCTCGGTCGAAACGTGGTTGCCGAAGCCGGGGATGTAGTCGCTGTCGGGGTGGTGGGTTGTCATTGTTCTGGCGTCCTCTCCTGCTCCACCACCCCTTGCCGCAAACTCGCCGTCACCCCCCGGACTTGTTCCGAGGTCCACCCATCCGCAGCGGAAGGCCTTTGAGCCTCTTGCTTCTCACGTTGCCGCGGAGTGGATCCCGGAACAAGTCCGGGATGACGGAGGAATTTAGGCGTCGACGGTGATCACGCCGCGACGGATTTGGTCGAGTTCAATGCTTTCATACAGCGCCTGGAAATTGCCGTTGCCGAAGCCCTCATTGCCCTTGCGCTGGATGATCTCAAAGAAGATCGGACCGACCATCGTCTCGGTAAAGATCTGCAACAGCAGCCCTTCCTCGCCGACGTTGCCGTCGATCAGGATGCGGTTGGCGCGCAGGCGTTCCAGGTTCTCGCCGTGGTTCGGCACGCGCTTGTCGACCAGTTCGTAATAGGTCTCGATCGTGTCCTGCAACTTGACGCCACGCGAGCGCAGCTTCTCGACGGTGGTGTAGATGTCGTCGGTGGTCAGCGCGAGGTGCTGGATGCCTTCACCATTATAATCGCGGATGAATTCCTCGATCTGGCTTTTGTCGTCCTGGCTCTCGTTCAGCGGGATGCGGATCGCACGGTCCGGCGCGATCATCGCCTGGCTGAAAAGGCCGGTCGCCTTGCCCTTGATGTCGAAATACTTCTGTTCTTCGAAGCCGAATATCTGGCCGTAGAAGGTCGACCATGTCCGCATCTGGCCACGACGTACGTTGTGGGTGAGGTGGTCGAGCAGGTCGAGTCCGACGTTGTTGGCGGCCTCCGCCTCGGCGGCGCCGGGGGTCTGCTTCCAATCGTCGTACACGCTGCCAGCCGCACCATGGCGATCGACCAGATACAGCAGCGAACCGCCGATCCCCTCCAGCGCCGGAATCCCGTCCAGCGCGGCCCCTGCCGGTGCCGGCTTCGCGCCGCGTTCGATCGCCGCATCATAGGCTGCCTGCGCATCCTGCACGCGGAACGCCATCGCGCTGGCCGACGGGCCGTGCGCCGCGCGGAAATCGGCAGCATGGCCGCTCTCCTCGCGGTTGAGCAACAGGTTGATCCTGCCCTGTTTGTAGCGGGTCAGCGCTTTCGTCGGATGGGTCGCGGCGACAACGAAGCCCAGTGCCTCGAACTGCGCGGCGAGCGCGTCGGGATCGGGCGAGGTGAATTCGCAGAATTCGAACCCGTCGAGGCCCATCGGGTTGACGTCCATATGTTCCATCGTCGCTGCTCCGATTGGTATCATTCGTTACCAATCGTGTGCGTCATTGCCAAACTGGTGTCAACTGATACGAAGCCATCATGGCTGCCAAGCGCCTCGTCCTGGATGATTTCATCCCGTATCGCCTGTCGATCACGTCGAACCTCGTCAGCGATTCGATCGCGCGAGCATATGAGTCGCTGTTCGGCCTGACCATTCCGGAATGGCGGCTGATCGCGGTAATCGCCGAAACCGGCGGCATCACCCAGCAGGCGATCGGTGCCAGGACGCTGATGGACAAGGTGACGGTATCGCGTGCCGCCATTGCGCTGGTCGATCGTGGCCTGCTCGTGCGGCAGGCGAATCCCGAGGATCGCCGCTCGCACTTGCTCGAACTGACCGACGCCGGCCGCGACCTGTACGCCGCCGTCTCGCCCAAGGCGCTCGATCTCGAAGACCGCATCTTCGCCGCGTTCGATCCGATCGAGGTGGCGCAATTCATGGACATGCTCCGCCGTGTCGAAGCGGTAACTGTCGCGATCGGGCGTTAGCGGCGAACAGCGACGCTCCGGCACAATTGTGCGACAATTGCCGTTTAGAGGCCCCGTCAGGATACGAATAAAGGGGCAGTTATGCGTTTGGCGGCGGTGATGATGATGGCGGCGAGCTGGCCGGCGATGGCGGCGGCACAGCAGGTGCCCGCGCCTGGCCCGGTTTCGGCCCCCGTCCCGGCGCAGACGACGACCGCTCCCACTGCCGCGCCCGCGACGGGCACGGCCCCGCAGGACCAGCCGGCCGCCGTCGCCGCCGACCCGACCGTGCCTGCCGCCGCCGCCGCACAGTCGCCCTCCGTGCCGCAGACGACCGCGGCGCAATCCGATGCCGAGGAGGGCGAGGAGAACGAGATCGTCGTCACCGGTCGGCGACCGCCCGGTTCGGTGGTGGGCGACATTCCCGCCGAACAGATCCTCAGCCCCGCCGACATCCGGAGCTACGGCGTCAGCAGCGTCTCCGACCTGCTCACCGAACTGGCGCCCCAGACGCGCAGCGGTGCGGGGGGGCCGCCGGTGGTGCTGCTCGACGGCAAGCGTATCTCCGGCTTCCAGGAAATCCGCGATATCCCGACCGAGGCGATCCTGCGCGTCGACATCCTGCCCGAAGAGGTCGCGCTGAAATACGGCTATACCGCCGATCAGAAGGTCGTGAACTTCGTCCTGCGACGCCGCTTCCGCTCGACCACGGTCGAGCTCGCCGATGTCATCCCGACGGAGGGCGGCAAGAACAGCCCGCAGGGCGAACTCGACCTGCTCACCATCCGCAGCGGATCGCGCTTCAACCTGCACAGCACCTATCGGCAAAGTTCGGCGCTGACCGAATCGGAGCGTGACATCGCGTTGGCGACGACCGAAGGCGGCACCAGCAGCTTCGACCAGCGGCCGTTCCGCACGCTGCAGCCGTTCAGCCGCAACTTCGGCACCAACGCCACCTTCGCGCAACCGATCGGCGACGTCTCCGCCTCGATCAACGGCGAACTCAACGCGACGCAGTCGGTCGGCCGCTTCGGCCTGCCGCTCGACGCGGCGGGCATTCCGATCAGCCGCGATCCGCTCGAACAGCGCAACAACAACGTCACCGGCCACGTCGGCACCAGCCTCAACGGGCGGCTCAGCCCGCGCTGGCTGTGGACCGTCACCGGCGGTTTCGACCGGGCGGAGAGCAACACGTATACCGAACGCAACGGCGATGGCGTGCCGAACCGCGCCCGGTCGATTTCGAACAGCGGCGAGGTGCAGGCCCTCGCCAACGGTCCACTGTTCTCGCTGCCCGCCGGCGACGTGTCGACCGCGATCCGCGTCGGTGCCGACACCAGCGATTTCACCAGCCGCTCGGTGCGCGGCGGCCTCGCCACCACCGGCGACGTGTCGCGCGACAGCGCCAACGGCCGCATCAACGTCGACCTCCCGATCGCCAGCCGCAGCCGTGCGGTGCTCGGCTGGCTTGGCAATCTGTCGCTGAACGGGAATGCCGCGGTCAACCGGCTGTCGGATTACGGCACGCTGACCTCCTATGGCTATGGCCTTAACTGGGGCCCGATCGAAGGCGTGCGGGTGATCGGGTCGATCAACCAGCAGGAGATCGCCCCCAGCGCCGCGCAACTCGGCAATCCGGTCGTCGTCACGCCGAACGTGCGCGTGTTCGACTTCGTGCAGGGCCAGACGGTGACGGTGACGACGGTGACCGGCGGCAACCCCGACCTGCGATCGAGCGACCGGCGCGTCACCCGCCTCGCACTCAACCTGAAACCGTGGAGCGCCAAGGATCTGACGCTCACCGCCAATTACACCAAGCAGGATGTGCGCAATCCGATCCAGGGGTTGTCGTCGGCGACGTCGGTGTTCGAGGCCGCGCTGCCCGGTCGCTTTATCCGCGACGCGGACGGCAACCTGACCCGTGTCGACCGGCGATCGGTCAATTTCGCGCGATCGGAGACCGAGAACATCCGCTGGGGGATCAACTTCTCCAAGCCGATCAAGTCCAAGATCCAGAAGCAGATCGAGGCGTTCCGCGCCGGCACCGGACCGAACCCGTTCGCCGGACTACGTTTTCCCGGTGCCAATGGACGTCCCGGTGAGGGCGGACCGGGGCAGCGAGGCGGCGGCGCACCGGGCGCTGCTCCCAATGCGGCCGGCACCGATGCACCGCCGCAGGGCGATCGGCCCAATGCTGGTGACCGCCCGGCCGGCGATGGCGCGCAGGCCAACGGCGGCGGCGAGGGCGGTGGACGTGCGCGCGGGGGCTTCGGCGGCGGCGGCGGCGGTGGCCGTGGTTTCGGTGGCGGCGGCGGGCGCGGCGGCCAGGGTGGCGGCCGCATCCAGTTCGCCTTCTACCACACGTTGAACCTGACCAACCGGTTGACGCTGGCGGAGGGGGGACCGGTGCTCGACGCGTTCAACGGCGACATCATCGGCTCCTCGACCAGCGACGGCCAACCGCGCCATGAATTCGAAGGGCAGGCGGGCTATTCCAACAACGGCATCGGCGTGCGCCTGTCGGCGAACTACGCTACGGGCGCCAGCGTCAACGGCGGCACCGCGGCCAACCCGACGCCCTTGCGCTTCGAAGGGCTGGCGACCGCCGACCTGCGCCTGTTCGCGGACCTCGGCCAGCAACTGGAACTGGTGAAGGCCCATCCCTGGGTCCGTGGTGCGCGTGTCACCTTGTCGGTTGATAACATCTTCAACAGCCGCCAGCAGGTCCGCGACGCCGCCGGCCTGACGCCGATCACCTACCAGCCGGACTATCGCGATCCTCTGGGTCGCACGATCCGGTTGAGCCTGCGCAAGCTGTTCTTCTAGGGACGGAAAGAAGGTTGGTTCGCGCGGAGGCGCGGAGAAGAAAGAAGAAGGTCTGCGGGGGCCGCGTGCTGCACCGCAGGCCTTCTGACCGAGTGATGAAAGCGGCTGCGCCGCGGCGGCATCCCTCTTCTTCTCCGCGTCTCCGCGTGAATCACATCTTCTAAAGCCCGATCCGCGTTGCCAGCCAGTCCGCCGCCTGTTCCGGCGTCCGCTTGTCCGCGTCGCGATCGACCTGATAATTCGCCTCGCGCATTGCACTCACCGGAATGCGCCCGACCAGCGGGGTCAGCGCCGCAACGAACTTCGCGTCTTTCGCCCGCGCCGGTGCGACCATCAGCAGCGCATTGTAGCTGGGTATCGCATGCCGCGGATCGCTCAATACCGTCAGCCGGTCCGCCGCGATCCGTCCGTCGGAAGAGAAAGCGGAGATCACGTCCGCCCCGCCACTCGCCAGCGCACGGTACATGAAGGTCGGCGCATAGGGCGTCGTCGCCTTGAACCGCAATGGATAGGCCTTGCGTACCGCCGTCCATTCCGGCCGTTCGAGGAATTCAAGGTCGCTGCCCAGCGTCAGCCCCGGCGCCGCATCGACCAGATCGGCCAGGCTCTCGATCCCCCGCCGCTTCGCATCGTCGCCGCGCATCGCAAAGGCATAGGCATTCTCGAACCCCAGCGATCCGATCGACCGCACGCCGCTGGTAGCCTGCGCCCAACGCCCGATCCCGGCGACCATCGCCTTCGGATCGGGCACGTCGGTCCGTCGCATCGGCCCGGTCCAGAGGGTGCCCGCATATTCGACATAGACGTCGACGTCGCCGCCGCTCAGCGCGCCGTAGATCACCGCCGACCCCAGCCCGTCGCGATAGCGGACGGTATAGCCGGCGCGCTCCAGCCGGTCGCCGATCAGCCGTGCGAGGATATATTGCTCGGAGAAGTTCTTGGCGCCGATGGTTACGACCGTGCCGTCCGCGCGCTGCCACAGCGGTGCGGTGGCGAGCAGCAGCCCGACGATCAGCGCGACGCTTGCGCCGATCCACAGTGGCCGGCGCCGCCGCGCGATGCCGCGCTCGATCAGCCCGATCAGCGCATCGGCGGCCAATGCCAGTCCTGCCGCGGCAAAGCAGCCCGCCAGCACCAGCGCCCAGTTCTGCGTCTGCAACCCGGCGAAAATCATGTCGCCAAGGCTCGGCTGCCCGACCGTGGTCGACAGCGTCGCCGCGCCGATCGTCCACACCGCCGCGGTGCGGATGCCGGCGATCAGCACGGGTGCGACCAGCGGCGCCTCGACCAGCCGCAATGTCTGGGCCGACGTCATCCCGACCGCCTGTGCCGCCTGTCGCACCGCCGGATCGATCCCGGTCAGCCCCGCGACGCCATTGCGGATGATCGGCAGCAGCGCATACAGCGTCAGTGCTATGAGTGACGGCAGGAAGCCGAGCGCCGGTATGCCGCCGCCGACCAGCGCCGACAGCCACAACAGCAACGGATAGAAGAGCGCGAGCAGCGCAAGGCTGGGCACCGTCTGCACCAGACTGGCGCACCCGAGGATGACGTTGCCCGCGCGCGGCCGGCGTGTTGCAAGGATGGCGAGCGGAAGGCTGATCACGATCCCGAGCACCAGCGCCGCCGCCGACAGCAGGACATGCTGCGCCAGTAACGGCGGCACCCGGCCGAGCGCGTCGAGAAAGGCGCTCATGCCGACAGGGCCCGCAGTCGCTCTGCCTGATGACGGGGCACCGCGACCAGCGCCTGTGCGGCGTCCCCGCCGCCGCCGTTCAGCAATGCGGCAGGGGTGGCATCCGCGACGATCCGCCCCGCCTGCATCACCAGCACCCGATCGGCGAGCAGCAACGCCTCCGCCATGTCGTGCGTGACGAGGATCGTGGTCAGCCCCAGCCGATCGTGCAGCGCGCGTATCTCGCCACCCAAGGCGTCGCGCGTCACTGGATCGAGCGCACCGAACGCTTCGTCGAGCAGCAGCAGTTTCGCCCCCGGTGCCAGCGCCCGCGCGATGGCGACACGCTGCCGCTGTCCGCCCGACAGCGCATCCGGCATGCGACCGGCGAGGTCGCGGGGCAGGTCGACCAGTTCGAGCAGCGCGACCACGTCGGCGGGCGGTTCGCCGGCGATGCGTGGGCCGATGCCGATATTCTCGGCGACGGTCATGTGCGGGAACAGGCCGATGCTCTGGAAGACATAGCCGATGCGCCGCCGCAGCGCCGGGGCGGGGCCGCACGCGACATCCGCGCCGTCCAGCAGCACGCGGCCCGACGTGGGTTCGATCAGGCGATTGATCGTTTTGAGCAGCGTCGATTTGCCCGACCCCGACGCACCGACCAGCGCGACGAAGCTGCCCCGCGCGATGCTCAGGTCGACCTGGTCTATCGCCAGCGTATCGCCATAAGCCTTGGTGACGGCGTCAAAACGGAGCGATTCTGCTGGCATCGGACGCGACGATGCGGGATGCCCGGATCAAAGTCCAACGAATGGACCGACCGGAGAGGGAACGGCATGAGCGATGTGAAGGCGATCTTCATCACGGGTGGCGGATCGGGCATCGGCCGTGCGGTCGCGCGACTGTTCGCCGAGCGGGGATGGCGGGTCGGGATCGCCGACGTCAACACCGCCGGCCTCGCCGAAACCGCCGCGATGCTGCCTCGCGGGATGGTCGAGACCTATGCCATGGACGTGCGCGACCGCGATGCGTGGACCGCCAGCCTGAATGCCTTCGTGCAGGCCAGCGGCGACCGGCTCGACGTTTTGTTCAACAATGCCGGGATCGGCACCGGCGGGCCGCTGGCGGAGGCGGATTTCGACGCGATCGACCGGACGGTGGCGATCAACCTGACGGGCGTGCTGAACGGTGCGCGGATCGGCCACGCCTATCTGGCGCGGACCCCGGGATCGGTGTTGCTCAACACCTCGTCGGCGTCCGGCATCTACGGGTCTTCCGGTCTCGCAACCTATTCCGCGACGAAATTCGCGGTACGCGGCCTCAGCGAGGCGCTGGACGGCGAATGGTATCGCGAGGGGATCAAGGTCCGCTGCCTGCTGCCCAGCTTCATCGAAACGCCGTTGCTCGACGGCGTCGCCGGCGGCACCAACCGTTCGATCCGCGAGGCGGTGACCGGTGCCGGCCTCGAACTGACCCCCGTCGATACGGTGGCAGAGGCGGCGTGGAAAGCGGTGCACGGCGACACCGTCCACACCTATGTCGGCAAGACCGCCGATCGCCTCCGCTTCGCAGCGCGCTGGATGCCGGGCGTGTTGCGCAAGCGGATGCGGCGGTCGATGCGCTGACCTATTCGTCGACTATCGCGTCGATCGCCTCCGCCATCTCGATATCGCGGCCCGACAGTCCGCCGGCATCGTGGGTAGTCAGCAGGATTTCGACGCGGTTGTAGACGTTGCGCCATTCGGGATGGTGATTGGCCTTTTCCGCCATCAGCGCGACCTGCGTCATGAAGCCGAATGCCTCGACGAAATCGGCGAACACGAGACTGCGGGTGATCGCATCGCGCGCCTCGTCATAATCCCATTCGGGCAGACCATCGAGCGCGTCGGCGCGTTCGGCTTCGCTGAGGGGCTCGATCATGCGTGCGTGTTCCTTGCTGGAGGGCAAGCAGACGGGGTATGGCGGCGGCGATGAACGGGCAAGATGCTTATGGACCGGCGCCGGACGCCGAGGCGATCGAGGGAATCGCCCGCGACACGATCGCGCGACTGCCGTCGACGTTCGCCACGCATCTGGGCGACGTGCTGTTGCTGGTGGAGGAAGAAGCAGATGCGGAGACGCTCGCTGCATTGGGTCTGGAGCACCCTCTCGACCTGACCGGCCTGTATCACGGGCGGCCGTTGGGCGAGAAATCGTCGATGGATTCCGGCACGATGCCCGATCGCATTCATCTGTATAGACAGGCGATCCTCGCCGAGTGGGCCGAAACCGGGGTGCGGCTGGACGATCTGGTCCGTCACGTGACCATTCACGAAATCGGCCATCATTTCGGCCTGTCCGACGACGACATGCACGCGCTGGAAGACGCTGTGGCGGATTGAGCGCACTGGCCCTCGCCGATGTCGCCTGCGCGCGCGGCGGGCGCATGTTGTTCGAGGGGCTGGGTCTGTCGCTCGGGCCGGGCGACGCGGCACTGGTGACCGGACCCAATGGAGTCGGTAAATCCAGCCTGCTGCGGATCGCGGCGGGACTGCTCCGGCCGGCGGCGGGGACGGTGAACCGGAATGGCGACGTGGCGCTGCTGGCCGAGGCGCATGCGCTCGATCCGGAAGTATCGTTGATGCGCGCACTCGCCTTCTGGATCGACGATCGCGCCGCGGCGGCTCTCGCCGCGACAGGGCTGGCCGGACTGGGCGAGGTGCCGGTGCGGGTCCTGTCTACCGGACAGCGGCGGCGGGCGGGGCTGGCCCGCGTTATCGGCACGCGGGCGGCGATCTGGCTGCTCGACGAACCTGGCAACGGGCTCGATAGTGCCGGGATCGCGCTGCTGGAATCGGCCGTGGCGGTGCATCGGGCCACCGGCGGTATCGTCGTCATCGCGACGCACCAGCCGGTCGACCTGCCCGGCGCGGTGCCGGTGAGGCTCGGCTGATGATGTTCGTCAGCCTCGTCGGGCGCGATCTGCGACGCGCGTGGATGGGCGGCGGGGCAGGCTGGCCGGTCGCTTTCTTCCTGCTGGTCGCGTGCCTGTTCCCGTTCGCGGTCGGGCCGGATGCCGCCTTGCTGGCGCGGATCGGCGGCGGTGTGATCTGGACGGCGGCTTTGCTCGCGGCGCTGCTGCCGGTCGAGCGACTGGTGGGCCCGGATGTCGAGGCGGGGGTGATCGATCAATTGGCGGTGCGAGGCGTGCCGCTGGCGCTGATCGGCCTCGCCAAAACGACCGCGCACTGGATCGGATTCGCGCCGCCGTTGATGGCGGCCGCGATCGTCGCGGCGGGATTGTTCGACCTATCGGCGGCGACCGTCTGGCGTATCGAACTGGGCCTCGCCATCGGCACGCCCGGACTCGCGGCACTTGCCGTGGCGACATCCGCACTGATCGCGGGATTACGCGGCGGCGGGGCGGTAGCCGGACTGGTCATGTTGCCGCTGGCGATCCCGCTGCTCGTCTTCGGCGCGGGATCGCTCGATGCCACTGCGGGGGAAGGAGCCCTCAAGCTGCTGGGCGCGGTCAGCCTGTTACTGGTGGCCGGCGCACCTTGGATCGCTGCCGCTGCGATGCGGGCCCGGATGGATTAGGGTCAAATTCAGGATTGATGATCCGAAGCATAGACCATCGCTGCGGCCGTACCGGTTGCCGGTTTTAAATGAAACCATTCAGGGCGATCGATCGCGGTAAGAAATGCGAGGACGGTCAGGCCGAACATCAACAGGGCAAGCCTGCCCCACAACGGATTCAGCGGCTGATCGTCGGTACGGTTATTGGTGTTGTCGTCGTTCGTCTGCATCGTTGTGCCTCCTTCGTGGGCAACAGCATATGCACATCAAAATTCTTCCGTACGACGAGCGTTCCGTAACGAATTCTTGCTGCGCTGCAGCGAGTGGCGGATGCGCGACGAATAGTGAGCGATGCCAAAAGCTTCGACGCTTTGTAACATTGCATGGCGGCCGATCGACGATCGGGCGGCAGGCCTTTAGCGGCTCCAGCGTGCCCAGATCGCCGTCGGCAGGGCAAGGCCGCGTGCTTCTTCACGCACGCCCAGTTCCCCCGCCTCGACCGTGCCGGGCAGGTCGGCGAACAGCTGGGTCAGCAACTCCCCGATCGCCAGCGCGGACATGCGCACCGCGTACACCGTCAGGAACAGGAAGCGGCTGTCCGCATCGATCAACTTGCGGCAGTCGGCGAGCAGGCGCGGCAGATCCTCCTCCAGCCGCCAGATCTCGCCCTCCGGCCCGCGGCCATATTTCGGCGGGTCGAGCAGGATACCGTCGTAGCGGCGATTGCGACGCACCTCGCGCGCGATGAACTTGGCGGCGTCGTCGATGATCCAGCGTACCGGCGCGTCCTGCATGCCCGACAGCGCGGCATTGGCCTTCGCCGCCTCGATCGACTTCTTCGATGCGTCGACGTGCACCATTTTCGCGCCGGCGCTGGCCATCGCCAGCGTGCCGACGCCGGTATAGCCGAACAGATTCATGCACTCCGCGCCCGGCTTGTCGGCGACCTGCTCACGCATCCAGCTCCACACCGGCGCCATGTCGGGGAAAAAGCCGAGGTGGCGGAACGGCGTCGTCTGCGCGGTAAAGCGAACCTCGTTCCACTTCAGCGGCCAGCCTTCGCGCGGCACCGGTTCGGCAAAGACCCAGCGGCCGCCGCCGTCTTCATCGCTGGCGGGGACGAATTCGCCATGCGCCTTCCAGTTTTCGGTCGCGGGCGCCCACATCGCCTGTGGTTCGGGGCGGACGAAGCGGAAGCGGCCATAGCGTTCGAGCTTCTTGCCATGCCCCGAATCGATCAGGCCGTAATCCGCCCAGGGTTCGCCGATCAGCGTGTCGAGCTTCACCGCATTCAACCCTTCGGCACCGCGCGTTCGGCGATGTAGCCGGTCACCGCCTCGAACGTGCCGGGCAGCTCGGCGAAGCGCTCCTCGCGGTCGAACAGGTCGCCGATCCGGCCGGGCAGTTCGGGACGCTGGCCGGTGGCGCGCTCGACGGCGTCGCGGAACTTGGCGGGGTGCGCGGTGGCGAGCGTTACCACGGGCACGTCGCTCGGGTGGCGGCGGGCGGCGGCGAGCGCGATCGCGGTGTGCGGGTCGATGACCTGACCGGCATGCTCGTGCGCCCAGCGCATCGCCAGTGTCATGTCGTCCAGATCGACGCGGTCGCTGGCGAACAGGTCCGCGCCGGTGTGCTGTTCGTCGGTGAGGCGCATCGCGCCCGACGATTCGAAGCCCTGCATCTGCGCCGACAGCGCCGCGCCGTCGCGCGCGCCGAGGTCGAACAGCAGGCGCTCGAAATTGGAG contains:
- a CDS encoding class I SAM-dependent methyltransferase gives rise to the protein MKLDTLIGEPWADYGLIDSGHGKKLERYGRFRFVRPEPQAMWAPATENWKAHGEFVPASDEDGGGRWVFAEPVPREGWPLKWNEVRFTAQTTPFRHLGFFPDMAPVWSWMREQVADKPGAECMNLFGYTGVGTLAMASAGAKMVHVDASKKSIEAAKANAALSGMQDAPVRWIIDDAAKFIAREVRRNRRYDGILLDPPKYGRGPEGEIWRLEEDLPRLLADCRKLIDADSRFLFLTVYAVRMSALAIGELLTQLFADLPGTVEAGELGVREEARGLALPTAIWARWSR